A stretch of DNA from Pongo abelii isolate AG06213 chromosome 10, NHGRI_mPonAbe1-v2.0_pri, whole genome shotgun sequence:
CCTCTTGTGAAGAAAATCTTAAGAGAGCCCTCACGACCCTTTAGCGCATCCTAAAAGACCTCTGAACGTCTCTGCCTCTCCCGCTAACGGCTCCAAATCGCAGATAACGGTCAATCGCCTCCGGTTGTCCTGGTAACAGCCAACAACCACAATCCCGCCTCCGTAACTCCTCCCGGAACACTGTGCGTCTTAACGCTTCACTTCCGGGTTCCGAGGGCTGACTTCTTGCGGAAGTATCTGCCTGCCCGTCACCTGGCGTTTTCTGGCTGTGTGGCTTTGCTAGACAGAGTGTGGCGTATTCTTGGGCAGAGTCCTGAGGACCCTTTTGTTGTTTCCCCCCGTTTAACAGGACTGGAAAGCTAAGCAAAGGCTTTACTCTCACGGAATTGGATGAATTGGACGTTAGTTTTTAAAAAGCCGAAGGGTACATATGTTAGCTTTATTTAACCATTCcccaatgtatatatatttcaaaacatgttgtatactataaatataatttttatttgtcaactaaaaAACGGCATTAAGTGTTAAAAGCTGTGAAGTCAGAATATAGAGATGAATCTTTGAAATTAGAATGCTTTATTTGGGAAGAAAATAGTAATTTGGGGCATATATGTAGACTGGGGTGGTCTTCGGGATGTCTGAAGAGTGAAGAGGTTAGAGATTTTATAAGAAGGAGAAATGTTACGTATTGGTCTCCAAGAGAGTTTACTGGCACTATTAATGTTTTGGTGGGGTTGGCAAACTGATTACTGAGTGACAGTGGTGGGTAAAATTAGTCTTAGAATTGTAGCAGGCTGTCTTAGTAGCCTTTAGATTAAATTGGTTTTAAGTGTTAGCAGGCAGTTTCAGCAGCCAGGCCTGTAGAGAATTATATTTTTCAAGTGATATTTGTGACCTGAATGTTTTTTCTCTCTGGCCTCTTCACTCTTTAACTGGTATGACAACAGTGACTCGATTTATATGATCAACTTTCACAGCTGAAAGGTGGTAAACTCTTTAcaattatatgtaatttatttgttACTGTGATAGATTtatgcaattttaaataatttagttcccattaaaaaagcaattatttttgctttagaaaatgaaggccaaaaaaacccccaaaacacaAAACCTCCAAATCCTACCCATTTAAGGACAACCAATGTGAATACTTTGTAGGAGTCTTCCAGACCCTGTCTATGAATTATAGTAAGTACAAATtcaaaatggaatcatactgtatATGCTAGTTTGGaacttaaaaaacttttttttttgagacaaagttttactgtgttgcccaggctggagtgtagtggcccgatatcggcttactgcaacctctctgccacctgggctcaagcaattctcctgcctcagtctcctgagtagcttgggattataggtggcgccaccacagccagctaatttttgcatttttagtagagatgaggtttcaccatgttggtcaggctggtctcgaactcctgatcccaagtgatctgccttcctcggtctcccaaagtgctgggattacaggcttgagccacccgcacccagcctgaaatttttttttttttgagctgttgtcttgctctgtcgcccaggctggagtgcaatggcacaatcccgactcactgaggcaggataatcgcttgaacccaggaggcagaggttgcagtcagtcgggatggtgccactgcactctagcctgggtgacagagcaagactctggctcaaaaaaaaaaaaaaaaaaacaaaactccccaaaaattttaatgaacatattttgtttaaaaaagacaCTTAACATGGTTGTATATATTCCATTATACCTCTTGTTGGATATTTAAACAATTGATGTCTTCCCCCGCTGCCccttttttttgaggaggaggtGTCTTGCTGTAtcacacaggctggtcttgaacttctgggctcaggcagtcctcctacctcagcctcccaaatagctatgATTACCTGTCACTGGCCTGGCCGTTTTTGCTCACAATTAGTGCTGCAGTGGGGAAATGAAAATCCTTATAGCTAAATCTTTGCCCTTGCTCTAATTTCTTTGtggtaattctttttctttttaaaactcactTGTATTTGCACTTCATTATCTCTTCCTTAATGTGTTTTTATTCCATACCTATGTCTTTATACTGTATACAGATGAAGTTACACATGGCATCCAAAGCccacttgattttttaaagtttatttttctgattataaaggtAATACATGCTTATTGAGGAACATTAGAAAATTTCAGGAGAATGTAACAAAAAAATTCCAATACCTAGACAACCATTGATACTGTGgtatgaatttttttctgtctgtttcttcAACAATGAGTATTGAAAGAGTTTTAGCTAATTTAGTAAGGAAATGTTGCGGCTTTTGGTTTGTACTTTTTTACTTATTCCTGTAGCTGAAGGGTATTGCAAATagtatccagaaataaagccacatacctacaaccaactgatcttagacaatgacaacaaaaatatataatgggAAAAGACACtctatttaatgaatggtgctggacAAAGTGGATAgacatgcagaggaatgaaactggacccctttctttcaccatataccaaaattaactcaagatggattagagttaaatttaagacctgaaacagtaaaaaccctagaagaaaacctaggaaaaactcttgtGGACATTgacctaggcaaataatttatgagcaagtcctcaaaagcaaatgcaacaaaaacaaaaacagacaaatgagtttcattaagctaaaaagcttctgcatagtaaGATAAAGAATcaaataacctacagaatggaagaacatATTTAcaaactgtgcatccaacaaaggactaatatccagaatctacaaggaactcaaccaGAAAAAACTAAATAACCCTattcaaaagtgggcaaaagacaggaatagacatttctcaaaagaagacatacaagtggctaataaacatgataaaattctcaacatcactaatcatcagagaaatgcagattaaaaccacggtgagataccatcttgcaccagtcagaatgactattattaaaaagtcaaaaaacaacccGATATTGATGAGAATTCAGAAAAAAGAGATTgcctatacactgttggtgggaatgtaaattagtataacctctGTGGAAACTAGtatggcgatttctcaaagaactaaaaatagaactaccatttgacccagcaatctcactactggctacccaaaggaaaacaaattatgactgggtgtggtggctcatgcttgtaatcctagagctttgggaggctgaggcaggaggatcacttgatgccaggagtttgagaccagcctgagcaatatagcaaaaaacctccatctctacaaaaaattaaaaagttaaccaGACAAGATGGTGCATGCcagtagttctagctacttgagagactgaggtggtaggattgcttaagcccaagagttcaaggctgtggtgagctatgattacaccactgcactccagcctgggtgacagggcaagaacctgtctctgaaaaagaaaaaaaaaaaattgttatgacaaaaagacaaatacatagAATCAAccatcaacctaagtgttcaccaacagatggttaaagaaaatgtggtatgtgtacaccatggaatactatgcaactataaaaataatgaaatcatgtcttttgcagcaacatggatggagctgggggccattatcctaagtgaaataactcagaagcagaaaatcaaacaccccatgttctcacttataagtggaagctaaagaTTGGGTGCACGTGGACATACAGAGggcaataatagacactggggactccaaaagtggGGAGAGTGGGAGTGGAAGGGTGACGGTTGAAAAATTaactattgggtacaatgttcactgtttgggtgatgggtacactagaagcccagacaccactacacaatatatctgTATAATAAACCTACACATAAACCACCTGAATCtctgtattaaaaaagaaagcatgaaaaaaaatccaaatagtaTTTCAAATGTGTATAGGCTATGGTCCATTTCTAGGCATATCTAGCCTGCCTTCAGTATTCCAAGCTAATCACACTGAATTGTAATGGCTTAGTTTTCCATATGTGTGTTTTAGTTCTATAACTGGATTGAAAGCTAGTTGTGTGGTCCTAGATAAATTATTGAATTTTGCTGAGCCCACTTTATCTGCAAATTAGAGATAATACTTTGCAGGGTTGTAGTGAGGATTAGAAATAATGTATCCAAGGTGAGTTTAATTAAAaagtagttactttttttttttacttctggcTTTAGTAGTCTATGTACATAGGAGTTGTTTGTATTTGTATAATATTCCAAATGAATGACTATCCTAGCATCCCACTTAATTTAGATATTGAGCATCTATGACACATAAAGCACTGTTCATAACCCTAAAGGCCTGGTGAGCCTATATTATTCAGATATGTTTCTTACATAAACCATATGCTGCTCTTCATCTTTAGCAATTTTCTTAGTCATGTGTTTcctcagtctcttttttttttttaataagcatattttatttaaataaatcctCCAGTAGGAAATGGAGAACTCACTGCCTTTACTTAGAAGGCGATGTAAATAGCTATCTGTCAAATTTATATATGCAGCTCACCAACATTCCCTTACTGGAAACATCAGTATTTCAACATCACATCACAGTTCCCAAAAGGACTTTAAAGTCTCAAAATTCCGTGTCTCCTTTGGCTTGCTTCTCTCTTGATTCCACCCAGGCTTTATTAATGGTTCGCTTCATATCATCATCTCCATCTTCATAAATTTTCTTTAGAACATTCATCAATCCCTCACTAGGATCTGTTTCAGTGTCATAGGAgggcttctctttttctttgcacTCCTTTTCAACCTGGGTCAGGTAATCCCACCTTGTGTTTTCCACTTTCTTTCTACACAATATAAGAACTGTATCAGTCTTGACTTTTTTTGAACTGCCTTCCACAGAGATGGGTTTCAAGAGATTGTTCACAATCATGGAGTAACTCTTCCCATTTAGATTCTTTACCAAAAGATCAAATGACCTCTCTGTGAAATGCACCTGCACATTCTCAGTGGGAACTTGAACTCCAGTTAACGTAATGTAGATTTTCACAAACTTATCTGACTGATCCCATCCATAATTACTGATTTTCACCGTATAGCCCGTTGTAATGGGAGCAACCACAGCAGCTGGTTTTTCATTATCAAGAAGTTCTGCTTTCTTCTGTGATTTCTGTTGCATCttgttcttgatttctgcctcaaTCTTGGATTTTTCAGCTGTAAGGGCATCACGTACTCTTTTCCTAGTAGCCTTTTCCAGCAACACCTTTACCTCTTCTAGATCTTTCTGTAGCTCTTCTGAAGCCATGGGGGCTGGGTCAGGCCGAAGTCCCgagctgcagccgcgcagaggaaggaacaggaaaCGCCGCGCCGAGCCCTCAAACCCAGCGCAGACGCCTACCCGCACGAGTCGCGGCGCCGCAGCCTGCGCCCACACCGACCCTGCGTAAGACCGCGGCCCACCTTCCGCACGCGACGGATCTGGAACCTTCGCGAGGCAGCCGCCGCCACCGCCCACCGCGAGCACGCACAGCCCGCCAAGCCTGGCTCCACCCACCCTTCCCCGCCTCGCTGAGCCTGGCCTcacccctccccgccccgccgAGTCTTCCTCAGTCTCTTAACACCTTGCCTGGCCCATCATagtaggtgctgaataaatgtGTGAACTGAGTGGAATAATTTAGTAGGAAAAGAGAAACACACAAATTGGATAAAACCTGGCAGGCTACGATGAAAATGATTAACAGGTACAAAGTACTTTGTACATTGGGAGATCAGGAGACATTAATTTTGATTAAGGTATCTGGGAATGCCCTGTGGAGTAGGCAGATTTGACTTGGGCCCCAATCataggggctgaggcagggagctTAAAGATGGAAATGACAGTATGAGTTAAGGCTGAGAGGTAGAAGTAAACAGGGTGCGCTTTGTTATCGGGGAGTtattggtggggggtggggcagaAGAGTAGGGTAAGCGAATGGGTAccgatgaaaagaaaaaatgtagttGGTTCCTACATTTTGAGGATTTTGATGTGACTGGTcattctttatagttttaaaacGTTTCTGAAAACCACTGCTTTCAATATGGCCAGAGGCATCTTTGGGCAGAGTGGATCTGAGGGATGGCAGGGGTCGGGAAAGTGGCGGGCCAGAGATGACAACTGGCTTGCCCCGGAAGAAGGCAGGGAGTGGGAGGATGGCCGAGACCTTCGGCGGCACAAGAGCAGTTAGTGGCCGATATTCGCCCTGAGGTGAGGAAGGAGTGTCTGCGAGGAGGCGGGACACCCTTAGCAGCTCAGCAGGCAGCAAGAAGCTACAGAACAACGCTTATAAAGACATGTCACCCACACTGGGAGGGCAGCAGCGAAGTCCGCGGCCGCCGGGGTGTTGCCTTTGAGGGAAGTCGCAAGACCCAGCTCCGCCCAACAGCCTCGGGCCCCCTCGCCCCGCCCCGCcacgccccgcccccgccccgccccatgCCCttgcccccgccccgccccatgCCCttgcccccgccccgccccatgCCCttgcccccgccccgccccatgCCCTTGCCCCCGCCCCTCGCCCACTCGCACCCTCGCCCAGCCTCATGCCCTCGCCCCGCCCCTCGCCTCTCGCCCCGCCTCCAGCGCTCCCCGTCAGGTTCAAAGCCTCCTCCCGCCTAAGGTCTtcagcccagccaggctgcccTTCTTCCCTGCGGAGGGAGGGCCTGGGCGGTCGGGTTGGCGGGAGGGAGGTTACCTTTCCCGGTCTCGCTCCGGCCGCCCGATCCGGGAGGAAGCAGCGGCGAGGTCTGCGGGCGGCATGGCGGGAGCTCAGGACGAGCGCGGGCGGGGCCCCGCGGCAGGGGAGCAGCTGCAGCAGCAACACGTCTCTTGCCAGGTCTTCCCCGAGCGTCTGGCCCAGGGGAATCCCCAGCAAGGGTTCTTCTCCAGCTTCTTCACCAGCAACCAGAAGTGCCAGCTTAGGCTCCTGAAGACGCTGGAGACAAGTAGGAGCCATGACCTGGAGGCTGGGGTTCGGCAGAATGGGTCTGAGACCGGGTGGGCGAGGAAGGGCCTGGGCAACACCTGGCCGGGAGCTGCAGGTTCAGCCTCAGGGCTGAATGAACCAGGTTCAGCACAGAGTCTAGGCAAACTGGGCATCATGGAGGCTGGGTTGGGAGCTTGGGGCTCAGTTTCTCCACTAGAGGTGGCGCTGAGACCCTTTTCGTCGCTGTTTTTGGCTTGTGGAATGAATTTGTCTGCCCTTTTTTGTCACTCACTGTTGTGACAGATCCTCCGATTTCTTACATAAGTTATGCAGCCACATTGTGACTTCAGGGTAAGGGTGAGGCCGAGTTTTAAAGCGCCAGCTAGGTTAATTAAGGCACACAAAGgctgtaaaaatgtaaaaatgtaattaaGGCATACAAAGgctgtaaaaatgtaaaaacagttTTGCAAACCTACCCTTCCTTGGAAGCGGTTCTTAGCCTTCGTGCATGAATGGGCTTCAGATCGTAGAAATCCCTGAAATGGTCTGtgaaatcgtgtgtgtgtgtgtgtgtgtgtgtgtgtgtgtgtgtgtgtgtgtgtgtgtgtgtgcccctaaatgcatttttttttttttttttctgacggagtctcgctctgtcgcccaggctggggtgcagtggcgcgatctcggctcactgcaagctccgcctactgggttcacgccgttctcctgcctcagcctcccgagtagctgggactacaggcgctcgccaccacgccctgctaattttttgtatttttagtagagacgggttttcaccgtgttagccaggatggtcttgatctcctgaccttgtgatccgcccgcctcggcctcccaaagtgctgggattacaggcgtgagtcaccgcgcccggccctaagagtatttttttttggtCGGGGGAGAGAGTTAATAGCTTCATCATATTCTCAAAGAGGCCAACGACCCCACAAAGGTTAAGAACTGCTGTGGGTTAAACAGGGACACAACTGCCCATTGACAAATTTCTCTCCCGTCCCAGAGACATTGCACTAGAGAAGATTTCTTAATTCCTTTACATTGACATAGACTTCTTAAGTTTACTTTCAGATACATTTAGAAAATTAGTCTTAAACGTACTTGTCCCAAAGCAAGGTTACTATTTCATAGCTGGTCAGTCACAGTTCAAAAGTCAACCACCGAAAGATTTTCCAACCTTCTTGGGATTACCTGCTTGTAGAGACTCAGGGAggtaggaggaggaaggggagtcGAGGGTATAAGGGGAGAGAATGATGATATTGTACTTACtgtacaaatatgtattgagtgcctcccaggttctggtGGGGGAAGTAGAAAGATGAGTTAGCACCCTGCCTTGAAGGTGCTtcaaagtggaatagagtggaaagagTATGGGTTGCAGTTAGATGTGGGTTCAAATGCGGATCCCTTTCCTCAGTTGTGGAAGagtgacttaacttctctgatCCTCACTATCCTTATTATAGaaaaagagaaggggaaaaatgCCTCttttagggttgttgtgaagaataGATTTTAtggggctgggtacggtggctcatgcctgcaatctcagcactttggggagccaaggcagggggattgcttgagctcagatgtttaagaccagcctgggtaatatagggagaccctgtctctataaaaaataaaaaaactagctggatgtggtggctcatgcctgcagtcccagctatttaggaggctgaggcaggagatttgcttgaacccaggaggctgaggctgcagtgagctatgattgcatcactgcactccagcctgggcaacagagcgagaccctgtctaaaaaaaaaaaaagtattgattttATGAATGTAAAGTACTAGCATATCAGGAGCTGAGCTGAATAAATGGTAGCTGTTTTTACAGTGGAAGGGCCACACAGTGGAGGAAGAGTGGAAATAGATAGGATGTGAGGAAGGTGGGGTGCTGAACATGAGCCCCAGTAGGAATCAATGGACCTTGATCTTCCAAGGGCAGGGTGGCTGGGAGGGCCTGTTGGTAGTATTAAAGTGTCAACCTGCAGCTTTAAAATCCTATCCCtgggtggggcgtggtggtggaaaCCAGGCCTCATgggagactctttttttttttttttttttcccaccaaaGCAATTTTATTCTCAATATTGCTGCAGGTCCTTTTTGAAGTACTAAACCATGGTGctgcctgcatttttttttttttaagtacaaggACTACAGACTTTTGAAactgttttaattttgtaaaattctCCTAGTTGCATGAATAATAATGTCCTTAATATGGTGCTTGCTCCCTGGTATTCACTCAATTAATAATACTTATTGTTAACAATAATTATTCCACTGTGAACACTCTTGCAAGGGGCAGGTTGGTAAAGCAGTAACCTATACCTGACTTtctcaactcacatttctttttcttacctattTTTGCCTTCAACGTTTTTTTTAAACCTTAgtctctttttcactttttttgggTTATATAATTGGCTGTGCATTTATATTCTCAGAGAAGACGCCTATGTGAAGAGTTAATATCAGAGGCATTTGGGTTCCTTGTACTTTCATGTAGTAGTCATGGGCCCATAGAGTCTTAGATGTGGAAGGGCCCTCAGGAATCATCTAGACCTCCCTGTCCCCTTACAGGGAAACCTCTGTGCTGTTGCTGGCCAGATACTCTACAGACCTCTCCTGGAATACAGTTACCTGTTCCTTGAGGCTCTTTCAATCTACTGTCTATTGTTTCACCAGCTTTAATTGTTGGAGAAAAATCCTTTCTCATACTGAGCTGAAATCTGCCACATGTAACTTCCATACTTTGGTCCTTGTTCTGCCCTTTGAGGAAATATTAACTGATTCTAGTCCCACATGGCACCCCTTCAATACTTGAAAGTACTGTCGTCCTAGTTAAGTCTTCTGTCTCCTTTCCAACCCCCCAAATCCTTTCTTGCTTCTTACTGGAAATAGTCCTGTAGTACCCTAGTCACCATCCTGTGTGGAAGAGCTTCAGTGGCAGGTCCCATTTAGAAGGTGGTAGTACTCAGCATGGGACATGGTGTTGCCAGTATGATCTGATCAGGACAGAACAGTGTGGCTACTGGCTTCCTCAAATCTAGGTACTGTGCTGTTGTTCACTTCTAAGAATGTGGCCCTAGATTCCCTGAGTCTTTTGGTATATACCGTAATACAACTTGTTTGATCATTTAActaaaaatgaactttaaaagcATAGTTGATATTGTCTAAGATGCTTAGTAGTACCATCTTGGTATTTGTATTAGTGTTTTATTTCAGTACAAACTTGCTTTGATGTTGATTTAAGCTTGGCCTCTCATGTCAATTTTTACCAATTTTAAGataacattacttttttttttaaacagagtcactctatcgtccaggctggagtgcagtggtgtgatctcagctcactgtaacatctgtcttctgggttcaagtgattctcatgcctcagcttcccaagtagctgggactacaggcatgtgccaccatgcccagctaatttttgtatttttagtagagacggggtttgccatgttggtcaggctgggcttgaactcctggcctcaaatgatccacctg
This window harbors:
- the LOC100448474 gene encoding calcyclin-binding protein-like yields the protein MASEELQKDLEEVKVLLEKATRKRVRDALTAEKSKIEAEIKNKMQQKSQKKAELLDNEKPAAVVAPITTGYTVKISNYGWDQSDKFVKIYITLTGVQVPTENVQVHFTERSFDLLVKNLNGKSYSMIVNNLLKPISVEGSSKKVKTDTVLILCRKKVENTRWDYLTQVEKECKEKEKPSYDTETDPSEGLMNVLKKIYEDGDDDMKRTINKAWVESREKQAKGDTEF